A genomic stretch from Vibrio coralliilyticus includes:
- a CDS encoding 3-phenylpropionate MFS transporter — MLNPSPYGWISQYFVGFFFAYGVYLPFWALWFEEQGVSATDIGLLVGIGFATRCVANMVLTPRIHKVEHLMPALRWLSIAALIFIGFHFFTGGSFWLMAGATVLFNLCCGPIVPLSDAMANYYARLKMLDYGRARLWGSVAFIAGSTVVGYLVAKFGTDMILYTALAGVFFAILVGMRNTNPMPVTTEEEQAERPKLTDLLKESSVLKFLALATLIQGSHAAYYSFSSIYWKEAGHSEDIIGYLWSLGVVAEVAVFALSKRLFAGWSLRALFLVAAIGVVVRWGLTASTTVLIGLVLIQLLHGVTFAVAHIAAIQYIQHSEPRKMVALQALYNAIPLGAFIALMTALSGWGYENWGANVFWAMAVMGILALFIRVEPKRERASVIDVKAQN, encoded by the coding sequence ATGCTCAATCCGTCTCCCTACGGCTGGATATCTCAATACTTTGTCGGATTCTTTTTTGCCTATGGTGTCTATCTGCCATTCTGGGCGTTGTGGTTTGAGGAACAGGGCGTTTCAGCCACGGATATCGGCTTATTAGTCGGCATTGGTTTTGCGACTCGTTGTGTCGCCAATATGGTGTTAACGCCACGTATTCATAAGGTTGAGCACCTGATGCCTGCACTGCGTTGGCTGAGCATCGCTGCCCTAATTTTTATCGGTTTTCACTTCTTTACTGGCGGCAGTTTTTGGTTGATGGCGGGTGCAACTGTGCTGTTTAACCTCTGCTGCGGGCCGATTGTGCCGCTGTCTGATGCGATGGCGAACTACTATGCGCGGCTGAAGATGCTCGATTATGGGCGTGCTCGACTCTGGGGATCCGTGGCCTTTATTGCGGGTTCGACGGTGGTCGGCTATTTGGTGGCCAAATTCGGCACTGATATGATTTTGTATACCGCGCTAGCGGGGGTATTTTTTGCCATTTTGGTCGGGATGCGTAACACCAATCCGATGCCTGTCACGACGGAAGAAGAGCAGGCAGAAAGACCGAAATTGACCGATCTACTAAAGGAGTCTTCCGTCTTGAAGTTCCTCGCTCTGGCGACTTTGATTCAGGGCAGTCATGCCGCTTACTACAGTTTTAGCTCAATATACTGGAAAGAAGCCGGGCATTCTGAAGATATTATTGGTTATCTGTGGAGCCTAGGTGTGGTGGCGGAAGTGGCAGTTTTCGCCTTAAGTAAACGCCTGTTTGCCGGTTGGTCTTTACGTGCACTGTTCTTAGTTGCTGCTATTGGCGTCGTGGTTCGCTGGGGGTTGACCGCTTCGACAACGGTACTGATAGGGCTTGTCTTAATCCAATTACTCCATGGTGTGACGTTTGCCGTCGCACACATCGCTGCTATTCAATACATCCAGCATTCGGAGCCAAGAAAAATGGTCGCTCTTCAAGCACTGTACAATGCGATTCCGCTCGGTGCATTCATCGCTCTGATGACCGCCTTGAGTGGCTGGGGGTATGAGAATTGGGGTGCGAACGTTTTTTGGGCGATGGCAGTGATGGGCATTCTGGCACTGTTTATTCGTGTTGAACCAAAACGTGAGCGTGCCTCGGTTATCGACGTTAAAGCACAGAATTAA
- a CDS encoding PAS domain-containing hybrid sensor histidine kinase/response regulator yields MQGWLVITVSLMYLGLLFLIAWYGDKQHRWLARWRPWIYSLSIAVYCTSWTFYGTVGQASDNPWSFLPIYIAPILVFTLGWRVLARLVITAKREHITSIADFIAARYGKSQGLAVVVTLIAVAGILPYIALQLRGITMGLEIVSPELPEAFNAQGMDVSWFVVGALAIFTMLFGTRHIDNTEHHRGMMMAIAYESLVKLVAFLVVGCFILYLALNRSDIELMSIASDTYQSPNLPTLLIHTVLTMMAIVCLPRQFHTMVVENERAQDLHTARWLFPVYLVLMGIFVLPIAWVGQGLLSSASPDTYVISLPMAVGAQDIALLAFLGGTSAASGMVIVSTIALAIMVSNDLVMPLLLRRMKLAQRNHRHFSGLLLVIRRGLILLLLLGAWGFYQALGNIHSLSAIGFLSFAAITQFAPALLGGMYWRNGNRKGVYVGLAFGFGLWLITLMSQTDMLAGDANSNFLLWLVTPPEALQAAGIKGSDWGIVLSVTINALCYVVVSLMTRSSLSERLQSASFVGTPMPESENISLYQSRVTVGELEMLASRFVGRQRVRNAFEQYWAQQHETMLPNQQAPASLIRHTERVLAGVFGASSAKLVLTSALQGRNMQLEEVATIVDEASELYDFSRGLLQGAIEHIGQGIAVVDKQLRLVAWNQRYLELFVFPQGLIQVGRPIADVIRHNAEQGLCGPGDPEDHVRRRIYHLEQGTRHTSSRVRPDGRVIEVQGNPMPGGGFVMSFTDITVFRDAEQALKDANESLEERVHERTQELEQLNKQLVSATQRSEHESQSKSRFLAAVSHDLMQPLNAARLFASSLSEVAQEEETKRLSKHIESALEAAEDLIGDLLDISRLESGKLDINVHGFAINDVLSNLNAEFSALAKQQGIEFEMVPSQLIVQSDPKLLRRVVQNFLTNAFRYNPKGKVVLGVRRVGQQARIEVWDNGTGIDEDKQQEIFEEFTRGSQVRSDQGLGLGLAISKGIAHVLGHQIAMRSWPGKGSVFSITLNRSNEALVQPQAAPSAAVSDLSHLNVLCVDNEPEILVGMENLLARWGCNVRTATDLVTSLKCLDEEWLPDVILSDYRLDNGRTGLEVLQQCRLRLGDSFKGVIISADRTNDMMEGIKSNGFSFIPKPVKPLKLRAVLNRV; encoded by the coding sequence ATGCAAGGCTGGCTAGTGATCACCGTATCACTGATGTACCTCGGACTCCTCTTTCTCATTGCTTGGTATGGCGATAAGCAGCATCGTTGGCTAGCTCGCTGGCGGCCGTGGATCTACAGTCTGTCGATTGCGGTCTATTGTACTTCATGGACTTTCTACGGCACGGTGGGCCAAGCTAGTGACAATCCGTGGTCCTTCCTGCCGATTTATATTGCGCCGATACTGGTGTTTACTCTTGGTTGGCGTGTACTGGCACGTTTGGTGATCACTGCGAAACGAGAACACATCACATCGATTGCCGATTTTATCGCTGCTCGCTATGGTAAATCTCAAGGCCTGGCTGTGGTGGTTACATTGATAGCGGTTGCGGGGATCTTGCCCTACATCGCCTTACAGCTGCGTGGCATTACCATGGGGTTGGAGATCGTTTCTCCGGAATTACCGGAAGCATTTAACGCTCAGGGCATGGATGTATCTTGGTTTGTGGTTGGTGCATTGGCGATATTTACCATGTTGTTCGGTACGCGCCACATCGACAACACAGAGCATCATCGCGGAATGATGATGGCGATCGCATATGAGTCGCTCGTCAAGCTGGTGGCATTCCTCGTCGTTGGGTGTTTCATCCTCTATCTGGCACTCAATCGCAGCGACATCGAGCTGATGTCGATTGCCTCTGACACCTATCAGTCACCAAACCTGCCGACATTATTAATTCATACTGTGCTGACCATGATGGCGATTGTCTGTCTGCCGCGTCAGTTCCATACCATGGTAGTGGAAAACGAGCGCGCGCAGGACTTGCATACGGCGCGCTGGTTATTCCCCGTCTATCTGGTGTTGATGGGGATCTTTGTTTTGCCTATTGCTTGGGTAGGGCAGGGGCTGCTTAGTAGTGCGAGCCCTGATACGTATGTGATTAGCTTACCGATGGCCGTAGGTGCACAGGATATTGCTTTGCTGGCTTTTCTCGGTGGGACGTCTGCCGCTAGCGGCATGGTTATTGTCTCGACCATTGCGTTAGCCATCATGGTGTCGAACGATTTGGTGATGCCGCTGTTGCTGCGCCGGATGAAGCTTGCTCAGCGAAACCACCGCCACTTTTCAGGCTTATTACTGGTTATTCGACGTGGTTTGATTCTATTGCTGTTACTTGGTGCATGGGGCTTCTATCAGGCACTGGGCAATATCCACTCCCTATCGGCGATTGGCTTTCTTTCATTTGCAGCGATTACTCAGTTCGCGCCTGCTCTTCTGGGTGGAATGTACTGGCGAAATGGTAACCGAAAAGGGGTCTATGTTGGCCTCGCGTTTGGCTTTGGCTTATGGCTTATTACCTTAATGAGTCAGACCGATATGCTGGCTGGCGATGCCAACAGTAACTTCCTTCTGTGGCTAGTGACACCGCCAGAGGCTTTACAGGCTGCAGGTATTAAAGGTTCTGACTGGGGAATTGTCCTCAGCGTGACGATCAACGCGCTGTGCTATGTAGTGGTTTCGTTAATGACGCGTTCAAGTCTGAGTGAGCGTTTGCAGTCGGCGTCTTTTGTCGGTACGCCAATGCCAGAAAGTGAGAACATCAGCCTCTACCAAAGCCGCGTGACGGTAGGGGAGCTGGAAATGCTGGCATCGAGATTCGTGGGCCGGCAAAGGGTTCGAAACGCCTTTGAACAGTACTGGGCCCAGCAACACGAAACTATGTTGCCAAATCAGCAGGCACCTGCCAGTTTAATCCGCCATACGGAGCGAGTGTTGGCTGGCGTCTTTGGCGCCTCTTCAGCAAAGTTGGTCCTGACCTCTGCCCTGCAAGGGCGCAACATGCAACTGGAAGAAGTTGCGACTATTGTCGATGAAGCCTCTGAGCTGTACGACTTTAGCCGCGGGCTTCTCCAAGGGGCGATTGAGCATATTGGCCAAGGTATTGCTGTGGTGGATAAGCAGCTTCGCCTGGTGGCATGGAACCAACGATATCTGGAGCTGTTTGTTTTTCCTCAAGGGTTGATTCAGGTGGGAAGGCCGATCGCGGATGTGATTCGTCACAATGCTGAGCAGGGGCTATGTGGCCCCGGTGACCCAGAAGACCATGTCCGTCGCCGTATCTATCACCTTGAACAAGGCACCCGTCATACTTCTTCACGAGTTCGGCCTGATGGTCGGGTTATTGAAGTGCAGGGCAACCCGATGCCCGGCGGTGGTTTTGTGATGAGTTTTACTGACATTACGGTGTTCCGTGATGCAGAGCAGGCACTGAAAGACGCTAACGAAAGTTTGGAAGAACGGGTGCATGAACGAACTCAAGAGCTGGAGCAACTCAACAAACAGCTGGTCTCTGCCACTCAACGTTCCGAGCATGAATCTCAATCGAAATCGCGCTTTCTTGCGGCGGTCAGTCATGATCTGATGCAACCGCTCAATGCCGCACGCTTATTTGCTTCATCATTGTCTGAGGTGGCACAAGAAGAGGAAACCAAGCGCCTCTCCAAGCATATTGAAAGCGCTTTGGAGGCCGCTGAAGATCTGATCGGTGACTTGCTTGATATCTCTCGGTTGGAGTCAGGCAAACTTGATATTAATGTGCATGGCTTTGCAATTAATGACGTTCTCTCCAATCTAAACGCTGAATTCAGTGCATTGGCAAAACAGCAGGGGATTGAGTTTGAGATGGTGCCAAGCCAGCTGATTGTTCAATCTGACCCGAAACTGCTGCGCAGGGTGGTGCAGAACTTCCTGACCAATGCTTTCCGTTACAATCCCAAAGGCAAGGTGGTGCTAGGGGTAAGGCGGGTAGGTCAACAGGCGAGGATTGAAGTGTGGGATAACGGCACCGGTATCGATGAAGACAAACAGCAGGAAATTTTTGAAGAGTTTACCCGCGGTAGTCAGGTGCGTTCGGATCAAGGGCTTGGACTTGGTTTAGCGATTTCGAAAGGCATCGCCCACGTGCTGGGTCATCAGATTGCCATGCGATCTTGGCCAGGTAAAGGTAGCGTGTTCTCAATTACGCTCAATCGTAGCAATGAAGCTTTGGTACAGCCGCAAGCAGCGCCTTCAGCTGCCGTCTCTGATCTTAGTCACCTGAATGTACTCTGTGTCGACAATGAGCCGGAAATCTTGGTCGGGATGGAAAACTTGCTGGCGCGCTGGGGATGTAATGTGCGCACGGCGACTGACTTGGTAACGAGTTTGAAGTGTCTAGACGAAGAGTGGCTGCCTGATGTAATTCTCTCTGATTACCGCTTGGATAATGGTCGCACTGGGCTTGAAGTTTTACAGCAATGTCGACTGCGTTTAGGAGATAGTTTTAAAGGTGTGATCATCAGTGCGGATCGAACCAACGACATGATGGAGGGGATTAAATCTAACGGATTTAGCTTTATTCCTAAGCCAGTCAAACCGCTCAAGCTCAGGGCAGTCCTCAATCGGGTGTAA
- the coaA gene encoding type I pantothenate kinase, translated as MTPYLSFNRQQWAELRNSVPMTLSEEDLIELQGVNESLTMEEAVEIYLPLARLLNLYIAARQSRNSVLNNFLGNQESAPPFIIGIAGSVAVGKSTTARLLKALLSRWENHPKVELVTTDGFLYPKKILNDRGIMHRKGFPESYDIKRLVEFVSDVKAGKPNLEVPVYSHITYDITDEVKVVDRPDVLIIEGLNVLQSGMDYPHDPHRVFVSDFLDFSLYVDAKSDVIEQWYVERFLKFRFGAFTKPGSYFSHYTELTEKAAIEKAHSIWQSINGINLTANILPTKGRAQLILKKGQDHRVEEILLRK; from the coding sequence ATGACGCCATATCTCTCTTTTAACCGTCAACAATGGGCAGAACTACGTAATTCTGTCCCTATGACGCTATCCGAAGAGGATCTTATCGAGCTACAAGGCGTCAATGAAAGCCTGACGATGGAAGAAGCTGTTGAGATCTATCTGCCATTGGCGCGACTTCTCAACTTATATATCGCAGCGAGGCAAAGTCGCAATTCTGTACTGAACAACTTTCTCGGCAATCAAGAAAGTGCGCCACCTTTTATCATTGGTATTGCAGGCAGTGTCGCGGTCGGTAAGAGCACTACGGCTCGCTTATTAAAAGCTTTGCTATCCCGTTGGGAAAACCACCCCAAAGTCGAACTGGTGACGACAGATGGTTTTCTGTACCCGAAAAAAATACTCAATGATCGCGGGATCATGCATCGTAAAGGTTTCCCAGAGTCTTATGACATCAAGCGTTTGGTAGAGTTTGTTTCTGATGTAAAAGCCGGAAAGCCCAACCTCGAAGTTCCGGTCTACTCGCATATTACTTATGACATTACCGATGAGGTAAAGGTCGTTGATCGACCTGATGTGTTGATCATTGAAGGGTTGAATGTACTTCAAAGTGGGATGGACTACCCTCATGATCCCCATCGTGTATTTGTTTCCGATTTCTTAGATTTCTCTTTGTACGTTGATGCAAAAAGCGATGTGATTGAGCAGTGGTACGTAGAACGGTTCTTAAAGTTCCGTTTCGGCGCATTTACCAAACCTGGTTCTTACTTTAGCCACTACACAGAACTCACAGAAAAAGCAGCGATAGAAAAAGCACATTCAATCTGGCAATCCATCAATGGCATTAACCTAACAGCCAATATATTACCGACCAAAGGGCGTGCTCAGCTGATTTTGAAAAAAGGCCAAGATCACAGAGTAGAAGAAATATTACTCAGAAAATAG
- the tuf gene encoding elongation factor Tu, whose translation MSKEKFERTKPHVNVGTIGHVDHGKTTLTAAICTTLSKVYGGEAKDFASIDNAPEERERGITIATSHVEYDTPTRHYAHVDCPGHADYVKNMITGAAQMDGGILVVAATDGPMPQTREHILLGRQVGIPYIIVFMNKCDMVDDEELLELVEMEVRELLSEYDFPGDDLPVIQGSALGALNGEEQWEAKIVELAEALDNYIPEPERAIDQPFLMPIEDVFSIQGRGTVVTGRIERGILTVGDEVEIVGIKETTTTTCTGVEMFRKLLDEGRAGENVGALLRGTKRDEVERGQVLAAPKSINPHTKFESEVYVLSKDEGGRHTPFFKGYRPQFYFRTTDVTGNIELPEGVEMVMPGDNIKMTVELIAPIAMDEGLRFAIREGGRTVGAGVVAKIFD comes from the coding sequence ATGTCTAAAGAAAAATTTGAACGTACGAAACCGCACGTAAACGTTGGTACTATCGGCCACGTTGACCACGGTAAAACAACTCTAACTGCTGCAATCTGTACAACTCTATCTAAAGTGTACGGCGGTGAAGCGAAAGACTTCGCATCAATCGATAACGCTCCAGAAGAGCGTGAGCGCGGTATCACAATCGCAACATCTCACGTTGAGTACGACACTCCAACTCGTCACTACGCACACGTAGACTGTCCAGGACACGCGGATTATGTTAAGAACATGATCACAGGTGCTGCACAGATGGACGGTGGTATCCTAGTTGTTGCTGCGACAGATGGCCCAATGCCACAAACTCGTGAGCACATCCTACTAGGCCGTCAGGTTGGTATCCCATACATCATCGTATTCATGAACAAATGTGACATGGTTGACGATGAAGAGCTACTTGAGCTAGTAGAAATGGAAGTTCGTGAACTTCTATCTGAGTACGATTTCCCAGGTGATGACCTACCAGTTATCCAAGGTTCTGCACTAGGCGCCCTAAACGGCGAAGAGCAGTGGGAAGCGAAAATCGTTGAGCTAGCAGAAGCACTAGACAACTACATCCCAGAGCCAGAGCGTGCAATCGATCAGCCATTCCTAATGCCTATCGAAGACGTATTCTCAATCCAAGGTCGTGGTACAGTAGTAACTGGTCGTATCGAGCGTGGTATCCTAACAGTAGGTGACGAAGTAGAAATCGTAGGTATTAAAGAAACTACAACAACTACTTGTACTGGTGTTGAGATGTTCCGTAAGCTTCTAGACGAAGGTCGTGCGGGTGAGAACGTTGGTGCACTTCTACGTGGTACTAAGCGTGACGAAGTAGAGCGTGGTCAAGTACTAGCAGCTCCTAAGTCAATCAACCCACACACTAAGTTCGAGTCAGAAGTATACGTACTTTCTAAAGACGAAGGCGGCCGTCATACTCCGTTCTTCAAAGGCTACCGTCCACAGTTCTACTTCCGTACAACTGACGTAACTGGTAACATCGAGCTACCAGAAGGCGTAGAAATGGTAATGCCAGGCGATAACATCAAGATGACTGTAGAGCTAATCGCACCAATCGCAATGGACGAAGGTCTTCGTTTCGCGATCCGTGAAGGTGGCCGTACAGTAGGTGCTGGTGTTGTTGCTAAGATCTTCGACTAA
- the secE gene encoding preprotein translocase subunit SecE, which produces MKANNAETPESSNGADIFKWIVTFVLLTAAVVGNYLYGEMSVVIRAAGVVVLIAAALGVAATTTKGKAAIEFAKESRMEVRKVVWPTRQETMQTTLIVLAVSIVMALALWGIDGIMVRLVNFVTGV; this is translated from the coding sequence ATGAAAGCAAATAATGCTGAAACTCCTGAAAGCTCAAATGGCGCAGATATCTTCAAGTGGATTGTCACTTTCGTTCTGCTGACTGCCGCTGTTGTGGGTAATTACCTGTATGGTGAAATGTCTGTAGTGATTCGCGCTGCAGGTGTTGTTGTATTGATTGCTGCGGCACTAGGTGTTGCTGCTACAACAACAAAAGGTAAAGCTGCGATCGAGTTCGCTAAAGAATCTCGTATGGAAGTTCGTAAAGTGGTTTGGCCTACACGTCAAGAAACTATGCAAACTACTTTGATCGTTTTAGCTGTAAGTATTGTAATGGCTCTAGCACTTTGGGGCATTGACGGCATTATGGTTCGTCTTGTCAACTTTGTGACTGGGGTATAG
- the nusG gene encoding transcription termination/antitermination protein NusG has product MSEAPKKRWYVVQAFSGFEGRVAQSLREHIKMHGMEELFGEVLVPTEEVVEMRAGQRRKSERKFFPGYVLVQMIMNDESWHLVRSVPRVMGFIGGTSDRPAPITDKEADAILNRLEKASESPRPRTMYEAGEVVRVTDGPFADFNGTVEEVDYEKSRLKVSVSIFGRATPVELEFGQVEKLD; this is encoded by the coding sequence ATGAGTGAAGCTCCTAAAAAACGCTGGTATGTGGTTCAAGCCTTCTCTGGATTTGAAGGCCGTGTAGCTCAGTCTCTTCGCGAGCATATCAAAATGCATGGCATGGAAGAGCTGTTTGGTGAAGTTCTTGTTCCTACTGAAGAAGTAGTGGAAATGCGTGCAGGTCAACGTCGTAAGTCTGAGCGTAAATTCTTCCCAGGTTACGTCCTCGTTCAGATGATTATGAACGATGAATCATGGCACTTAGTACGCAGCGTGCCGCGTGTCATGGGCTTCATTGGTGGTACCTCTGACCGTCCAGCTCCTATCACTGATAAAGAAGCTGATGCTATCCTTAACCGTCTTGAGAAAGCGAGCGAGTCTCCTCGCCCGCGTACTATGTACGAAGCCGGTGAAGTGGTACGTGTTACTGATGGTCCATTTGCTGACTTCAACGGTACGGTTGAAGAAGTGGATTATGAGAAGAGCCGCCTGAAAGTGTCTGTATCGATCTTTGGTCGTGCAACACCAGTTGAGCTTGAGTTTGGTCAGGTTGAAAAACTTGATTAA
- the rplK gene encoding 50S ribosomal protein L11, protein MAKKVEAYIKLQVAAGMANPSPPVGPALGQHGVNIMEFCKAFNAKTESIEKGLPTPVVITVYNDRSFTFITKTPPAAVLLKKAAGVKSGSGRPNTEKVGTVTDAQIQEIAETKAADMTGADIEAMKRSIAGTARSMGLVVEG, encoded by the coding sequence ATGGCTAAGAAAGTTGAAGCTTACATCAAGCTGCAAGTTGCTGCTGGTATGGCAAACCCAAGTCCACCAGTTGGTCCTGCTCTAGGTCAACACGGTGTTAACATCATGGAATTCTGTAAAGCGTTTAACGCAAAAACAGAATCTATCGAGAAAGGTCTCCCGACTCCTGTTGTTATCACTGTATACAACGACCGTTCTTTCACGTTCATCACTAAGACTCCACCTGCTGCAGTTCTTCTTAAGAAAGCGGCTGGCGTTAAGTCTGGTTCAGGTCGTCCAAACACTGAAAAAGTGGGTACTGTAACTGACGCTCAAATCCAAGAAATCGCAGAAACTAAAGCTGCTGATATGACTGGTGCTGACATCGAAGCAATGAAGCGTTCAATCGCGGGTACTGCTCGTTCAATGGGCCTAGTGGTAGAGGGTTAA
- the rplA gene encoding 50S ribosomal protein L1 produces MAKLTKRMRVIREKVDVTKEYEINEAVALLQELATAKFVESVDVAVNLGIDARKSDQNVRGATVLPHGTGREIRVAVFTQGANAEAAKEAGADIVGMEDLAEQVKKGEMNFDVVVASPDAMRVVGQLGTILGPRGLMPNPKVGTVTPNVAEAVKNAKAGQVRYRNDKNGIIHTTIGKANFSAEQIKENLEALLVALKKAKPSSAKGTFLQKVSISTTMGAGVAVDQASLNTLAN; encoded by the coding sequence ATGGCAAAACTAACTAAGCGCATGCGCGTAATCCGCGAAAAAGTTGACGTAACTAAAGAATACGAAATCAACGAAGCTGTTGCTCTTCTTCAAGAACTAGCAACTGCTAAATTCGTTGAGTCTGTAGACGTTGCTGTTAACCTAGGCATCGATGCTCGTAAATCTGACCAGAACGTACGTGGTGCGACTGTACTACCTCACGGTACTGGCCGCGAAATCCGCGTTGCAGTGTTCACTCAAGGTGCAAACGCTGAAGCAGCTAAAGAAGCTGGCGCAGATATCGTTGGTATGGAAGATCTTGCTGAGCAAGTGAAGAAAGGCGAAATGAACTTTGACGTAGTTGTTGCTTCTCCAGATGCAATGCGCGTTGTAGGTCAACTAGGTACTATCCTAGGTCCTCGCGGTCTAATGCCAAACCCTAAAGTTGGTACTGTAACTCCTAACGTTGCTGAAGCAGTTAAGAACGCTAAAGCTGGTCAGGTTCGTTACCGTAACGACAAGAACGGCATCATCCACACTACTATCGGTAAAGCAAACTTCTCTGCTGAGCAGATCAAAGAGAACCTAGAAGCACTTCTAGTTGCTCTGAAGAAAGCTAAGCCATCTTCTGCTAAGGGTACATTCCTGCAGAAAGTAAGCATCTCTACTACTATGGGTGCTGGTGTTGCTGTTGATCAGGCTAGCCTGAACACTCTAGCAAACTAA
- the rplJ gene encoding 50S ribosomal protein L10: MALNLQDKKAIVAEVNEAASGALSAVVADSRGVEVGAMTSLRKQAREAGVYLKVVRNTLARRAVEGTDYECLTDTFTGPTLIAFSNEHPGAAARLFKDFAKENDKFEIKAAAFEGAVTDAEVLATLPTYDEAIARLMMCMKEASAGKLVRTIAALRDQKEEAAA, encoded by the coding sequence ATGGCTTTAAACCTTCAAGACAAAAAAGCAATTGTTGCTGAAGTCAACGAAGCTGCCAGTGGTGCACTTTCTGCAGTTGTAGCTGACTCTCGTGGCGTTGAAGTAGGCGCGATGACTTCTCTACGTAAACAAGCTCGTGAAGCGGGCGTTTACCTGAAAGTTGTTCGTAATACTCTAGCGCGTCGTGCGGTTGAAGGTACAGACTACGAGTGTCTAACAGACACTTTCACTGGTCCTACTCTAATCGCATTCTCTAACGAGCACCCAGGTGCCGCAGCGCGTCTTTTCAAAGACTTCGCTAAAGAGAACGACAAGTTCGAGATCAAAGCTGCTGCATTCGAAGGCGCAGTTACTGATGCTGAAGTACTAGCGACACTACCAACTTACGACGAAGCAATTGCACGCCTAATGATGTGCATGAAAGAAGCTTCTGCAGGCAAGCTGGTACGTACTATCGCTGCACTACGCGATCAAAAAGAAGAAGCTGCGGCATAA